A region of Odocoileus virginianus isolate 20LAN1187 ecotype Illinois chromosome 11, Ovbor_1.2, whole genome shotgun sequence DNA encodes the following proteins:
- the BLACAT1 gene encoding bladder cancer associated transcript 1 gives MPQFTFACFCGLHGFCKMKRKKEEAHRQRETAV, from the coding sequence ATGCCCCAGTTCACTTTCGCTTGCTTCTGCGGCCTCCACGGTTTCTGCAAGATGAAGCGCAAGAAGGAGGAAGCTCACAGGCAGCGGGAAACAGCGGTGTGA